A portion of the Lolium rigidum isolate FL_2022 chromosome 1, APGP_CSIRO_Lrig_0.1, whole genome shotgun sequence genome contains these proteins:
- the LOC124651649 gene encoding transcription factor HEC2-like, whose product MDFDMLNSNPEAQLELMNAMLQLEQLTALPDHAMAVPATPPSSCMQAPRHHHFSSAPPMPGTNGGGGTYHDPYPQLPASAACYDGSHCRSEEYTATSEPPARGGGDSNGPAAMREMIFRIAALQPVNIDPDTVRPPKRRNVRISTDPQSVAARMRRERISERIRILQRLVPGGTKMDTASMLDEAIHYVKFLKTQVQSLERAAAANGQRGASPSYQGLNGHGPW is encoded by the coding sequence ATGGACTTCGACATGCTGAATTCGAACCCGGAGGCGCAGCTGGAGCTGATGAACGCAATGCTGCAGCTGGAGCAGCTAACCGCGCTCCCCGACCACGCCATGGCGGTGCCcgcaactcccccttcatcctgcATGCAAGCCCCTCGCCATCATCACTTCTCCTCCGCGCCTCCCATGCCGGGCACCAACGGCGGCGGGGGGACCTACCACGACCCGTATCCACAGCTGCCGGCATCTGCCGCCTGCTACGACGGGAGCCACTGCCGCTCGGAGGAGTACACAGCCACGTCGGAGCCTCCTGCCAGAGGCGGCGGCGACAGCAACGGTCCGGCGGCGATGCGGGAGATGATCTTCCGCATCGCGGCGCTGCAGCCGGTGAACATCGACCCGGACACGGTGCGCCCACCGAAGCGCCGCAACGTGCGCATCTCGACGGACCCGCAGAGCGTGGCGGCGAGGATGCGGCGGGAGCGCATCAGCGAGCGCATCCGCATCCTGCAGCGGCTCGTCCCGGGCGGCACCAAGATGGACACCGCCTCCATGCTCGACGAGGCCATCCACTACGTCAAGTTCCTCAAGACGCAGGTGCAGTCGCtggagcgcgccgccgccgccaacggccaGCGCGGCGCGTCGCCCAGCTACCAGGGCCTGAACGGGCACGGGCCATGGTAA